Proteins from one Bradyrhizobium amphicarpaeae genomic window:
- a CDS encoding IclR family transcriptional regulator, which translates to MSRESRGIQSIEVGGELLRALARSGEPMMLRDLAREAGMSPAKAHPYLASFSRIGLIEQDETTGRYEIGALALELGLISLRRLSGVRIARPKIAALASQIGHAVSLAVWGTHGPTVVQLEEPAQPVHIVMRAGSVMALLETATGRAFAAFLPEKTITAALESGLDRHGVGYNPKRTVKGAKLAEMLTEVRKHGLARALGDPLPGVNAFSAPVFDHSGHVALVITAMGPEGTFDARWDSPIAHALRDCAAGISKRLGYGMAVAAE; encoded by the coding sequence ATGAGCAGAGAGAGCCGCGGCATCCAGTCGATCGAGGTCGGCGGAGAACTGCTCCGGGCGCTGGCCCGCAGCGGCGAGCCGATGATGCTGCGCGATCTCGCCCGCGAGGCCGGCATGTCGCCGGCCAAGGCGCACCCTTATCTCGCCAGCTTCTCCCGCATCGGGCTGATCGAGCAGGACGAGACCACCGGTCGTTACGAGATCGGCGCGCTGGCGCTGGAGCTCGGCCTGATCAGCCTGCGCCGCCTCTCCGGCGTCCGTATCGCAAGGCCGAAGATCGCCGCGCTCGCGAGCCAGATCGGACACGCCGTGTCTCTCGCCGTGTGGGGCACGCACGGCCCGACCGTGGTGCAGCTCGAAGAGCCGGCCCAGCCCGTCCACATCGTCATGCGCGCGGGCTCCGTAATGGCGCTGCTCGAGACCGCAACCGGCCGGGCCTTTGCGGCCTTCCTGCCGGAAAAGACGATCACCGCCGCGCTCGAGAGCGGGCTCGATCGTCACGGCGTCGGCTACAATCCGAAGCGCACCGTGAAGGGCGCCAAGCTCGCCGAAATGCTCACGGAGGTCCGCAAGCACGGCCTCGCCCGCGCGCTCGGCGATCCCCTGCCGGGCGTCAACGCGTTCTCGGCGCCGGTGTTCGATCATTCCGGCCATGTCGCGCTGGTCATCACCGCAATGGGCCCGGAAGGCACGTTCGATGCGCGCTGGGACAGCCCGATCGCGCATGCGCTGCGCGATTGTGCCGCCGGGATTTCGAAGCGGCTGGGCTACGGCATGGCGGTTGCGGCGGAGTGA
- a CDS encoding SDR family NAD(P)-dependent oxidoreductase: MKLSGKVAAITGAARGIGKACAKRFLDDGVKIVISDVDAESLAATAAELGHADALRTVVGNVARRADVDRLVATAVKEFGRLDIMVNNAGVARNRDILEITEEEFDEIIGINLKGAFFGVQAAARQMIAQGGGGVIINMSSVNALLAIPALATYAMSKGGMKQLTSVAAVALAPHDIRVVAVGPGTILTDMVASSIYTSEDARKTVMSRTPAGRGGEPSEVASVVAFLASDDASYITGQTIYPDGGRLVLNYTVPVKER; encoded by the coding sequence ATGAAGCTATCTGGCAAAGTCGCCGCCATCACCGGCGCGGCGCGCGGCATCGGCAAGGCCTGCGCGAAAAGATTTTTGGACGACGGCGTCAAGATCGTGATCTCGGACGTCGATGCCGAGAGCCTCGCCGCGACGGCGGCCGAGCTCGGACATGCGGACGCCTTGCGCACCGTCGTCGGCAACGTCGCCAGGCGCGCCGACGTCGACCGGCTCGTCGCCACCGCCGTGAAGGAATTCGGCCGGCTCGACATCATGGTCAACAATGCCGGCGTCGCTCGCAACCGGGACATCCTGGAGATCACGGAGGAGGAGTTCGACGAGATCATCGGCATCAATCTGAAGGGCGCGTTCTTCGGCGTCCAGGCGGCGGCTAGGCAGATGATCGCGCAAGGCGGTGGCGGGGTCATCATCAACATGTCCTCCGTGAATGCGCTGCTGGCGATCCCGGCGCTTGCGACCTACGCGATGTCCAAGGGCGGCATGAAGCAACTGACGTCGGTCGCCGCCGTCGCGCTCGCCCCGCACGACATCCGCGTCGTCGCGGTCGGCCCGGGCACGATCCTGACCGACATGGTGGCGTCGTCGATCTACACCTCCGAGGACGCCCGCAAGACCGTGATGTCACGGACGCCCGCCGGCCGCGGCGGCGAGCCGAGCGAGGTCGCGTCCGTCGTTGCGTTCCTGGCGAGCGACGATGCGTCCTACATCACGGGCCAGACGATCTATCCGGATGGCGGGCGATTGGTTCTGAATTACACGGTGCCGGTGAAGGAGAGGTAG